The Anoplolepis gracilipes chromosome 14, ASM4749672v1, whole genome shotgun sequence genome includes a window with the following:
- the Mesr4 gene encoding uncharacterized protein Mesr4 yields MEDEDGEGKIIDMWNILEEQRLKDSTLGNALRHSIDDVYTDVIEEKQLIRYNSIIAKESARNTVANPKFTGFKGFKKRILAQAREVHTSTPKNSTPETQHPNARAGKDRRTEGKRERKITEYAQCLGLQPSARYKCSKCQAWSVCGSNTKQNSCTCNPSMTPMPSTSESSTPMSHSASNFKITRKVYLCAACGTYFENWNLFLHMRDIHKRHICLYCLGMFGQAERLSYHLMKKHNVPEMAFTSVEDFYNAFKGSCYLVCCSCERVFSETDDFFNHYCSLALKQDATDTETPVCTICRQSAGTHASTCSFALSSDTDRELYGSGTPLSVADATHAGNASPAAILPLEKTTNLGGRGPPRKIIKHNKSKHSGGDGAQNFRQQRSIASAKKLGTKTPCNESQLNRNLDIQRELTNNLPRDTVTETIMEVSRYTGDLSDENDENDEQAMNKDVYNNRDRELAETLPAQNCQLDRNEPYDSVTETIMEVSRYIGEDKNEKEDSTCITDECTSRTGEKMNIENNEMCDKSDIDLARSSSSRPPSPAQWKTEETRDTKTNATTCDPDIEAEFHAYNSPENAQSPVNRSLFSPQHESHALDPQSKEKEHVDNIEKNEEEKPVKPCAAESQASVSFNAVVTSDTSLVIKICNRNSQFSVATTTTVSKKSEENNNAQGSTSNKMLNGSKMERNINGGDEANNMLDDSDSDSDKLAVVDSNPEEDEEAEDGEEVEEADEEMEGDKCNDARDDDENQGNEEGNGGIGTETNTDRESFAVTPMPSHDVGIEKFVNNDTEDTARSVVSDQTDQRRDGTIDVDGIALAGEDAPCIDLNVEGTLDSMELEELLKRCIEAASPICVYCNHARHIAINGKQLGLHMLAEHKFQPQHPAIIIQMEQFTTRVRRSLDELEFRYFNLNTYTSTDGTYNVPAVLIYECFHCRFHSAIHKELYLHNRKMHQKTILICIMCKSTFYSYSELLCHLCPGVYSPNVNLRYRCCLCSVASLPSAFRLMVHLRKRHHVCDVCLESTGNQQRLSNHVWKHKLHHLCYRCGIAYRNKPDITKHLFWKHGTESVLCRKCLQKKWPHIYHFCIPPTAFVCEECGLSFGRAVALKVHKRLHSGDSPYGCDECTERFISRKLLAKHQAAHREPKSKDIDVNMMEIVHTPPTERDEKSDIVASTIDGIAVVGTGVTGVETTKNVKEAVKRVVDVYDLPPLNLSSESDTDSEEEKVASTEKLLEKEKIAEDAAEKKTTETTEELSVVVADDVAALNNDIVEVERNEEEKKQEARIMDGIWDNFKTYAASLDVEESAKNIALKESVPETDAAYLRSIIFADHDYFVVYSSDKEKNDEAQAISKDDDVKDECDGVKSKRSPSPGTPNRNAGCDSDANKRKAKTPKKKKRSGSTSSTSDSSSDTDSSSCSCGTNCSCSSSSSGSSSSSSSSSDSDSSTSESSPRKQSSNRKEKHSKKEKEAAPEDKLQSVEPENKPEVTVENGLVIPEITSEPPTIVAKPLLRESDLETEETETDEDFYDEHPQLLANKLLSEKRNQLQVLAAVAPASAPIPALTPAMEQPSTPLNNGILDAEKALPEPIVMTTEDHQQPQQQQKRKTKTKKRRKGERGGKRNATTTVSTVESIKLNIPKTFYRKNPGFVASSSPAMLHPNSRSSTPNQLPAVTCNDHYSSIGGAMEMMQQQQQQQHTSITTVIGVPNQHISASGPETENKRVSKRKRVPKRFYGDSSDDEPQDKHPAFSRWRKVEVSASPLTFASPPPPPPPTAMTSPNPRSIVSPRYSSGGKTITQTYGNRSQVVQMEQVASQQQAVLPETLPRVIAPASATESDDPAESSSDSSESEDQTEDQTKINQMKNNLTMPPSINASAVERPGKIYCYCRCPYDEVSEMIACDGEDCRIEWFHFECVGIMVPPKGKWYCPDCRKKHGIVQNNEEYCD; encoded by the coding sequence TACGCTACAACTCGATTATAGCAAAAGAGTCTGCTAGAAACACAGTAGCAAATCCGAAATTTACAGGCTTCAAAGGCTTCAAGAAACGCATCCTAGCCCAGGCACGGGAGGTACATACCTCCACCCCGAAGAATAGCACCCCAGAAACGCAACATCCTAATGCGAGGGCCGGCAAGGACAGGAGAACGGAAGGGAAACGAGAGCGTAAGATAACGGAATACGCTCAGTGTTTGGGCCTTCAACCATCCGCGAGATACAAATGCTCCAAGTGTCAGGCGTGGTCGGTTTGCGGTTCCAACACGAAACAGAACTCTTGCACCTGTAATCCTAGTATGACACCGATGCCGAGTACCTCCGAGTCGAGTACTCCAATGTCGCACAGCGCCAGCAACTTCAAGATTACGAGGAAGGTTTATCTGTGCGCGGCGTGCGGTACATATTTCGAAAACTGGAACTTATTCTTACATATGAGGGACATACACAAGCGTCACATATGCCTCTACTGCCTCGGCATGTTCGGCCAGGCGGAGAGGCTGTCGTACCATCTGATGAAGAAGCACAACGTTCCGGAGATGGCGTTTACCTCGGTGGAGGATTTCTATAACGCCTTTAAAGGTTCCTGCTATCTGGTTTGTTGCAGCTGCGAGAGGGTTTTCTCGGAGACGGACGATTTTTTCAACCATTATTGTTCATTGGCGTTGAAACAGGACGCGACCGACACTGAGACGCCGGTATGTACCATATGCAGACAGAGTGCGGGTACACACGCGAGTACCTGCAGTTTCGCGCTATCGTCGGACACGGATAGGGAATTGTACGGTTCCGGGACGCCATTATCGGTCGCCGACGCGACGCACGCGGGCAATGCGTCGCCAGCGGCTATCCTCCCGCTGGAGAAAACTACAAATCTCGGAGGCAGGGGTCCaccgagaaaaataataaaacataacaaGAGCAAGCACAGCGGAGGAGATGGTGCACAGAATTTCCGCCAACAAAGATCCATCGCATCAGCGAAGAAACTAGGCACGAAGACCCCGTGTAACGAGAGCCAACTCAATCGCAACCTCGATATCCAAAGAGaactaacaaataatttacctAGGGACACAGTTACCGAGACAATAATGGAGGTGTCCAGGTACACGGGCGATTTGTCTGATGAGAACGACGAGAACGATGAGCAAGCAATGAATAAAGACGTGTATAACAATCGTGACAGGGAATTGGCAGAAACGTTGCCGGCTCAAAATTGTCAACTCGATCGCAATGAACCTTACGACAGTGTAACCGAGACTATTATGGAAGTGTCACGTTACATAGGTGAAGATAAAAACGAGAAAGAAGATTCAACGTGTATTACAGATGAATGTACGTCGCGCACAGgtgaaaaaatgaatatcgAAAACAACGAAATGTGCGATAAAAGCGATATTGACTTGGCGCGTTCGAGCAGTTCAAGACCACCTAGTCCAGCACAATGGAAAACCGAGGAGACCAGGGACACCAAAACAAATGCTACGACGTGCGACCCTGATATTGAGGCTGAATTTCACGCGTATAATAGTCCGGAAAATGCGCAAAGTCCTGTCAATCGATCGCTATTTAGTCCGCAACACGAATCACATGCGTTGGATCCGCAATCCAAAGAAAAGGAACATGTcgataatattgaaaagaacGAGGAAGAAAAGCCAGTTAAGCCATGCGCCGCTGAATCTCAAGCTTCGGTCTCGTTTAACGCTGTTGTCACTTCTGACACGAGTTTGGTCATCAAGATTTGCAACAGAAATTCACAATTTAGCGTTGCAACCACCACTACCGTGAGCAAAAAGTCCGAAGAGAATAATAACGCCCAAGGATCGACATCGAACAAAATGTTAAACGGTTCGAAAATGGAAAGAAACATCAACGGCGGTGACGAAGCGAATAACATGCTGGACGATAGCGATTCCGACAGCGATAAACTGGCGGTAGTGGATAGCAATCCGGAGGAAGATGAAGAAGCGGAAGACGGTGAGGAGGTTGAAGAAGCTGACGAGGAGATGGAAGGTGACAAATGTAATGATGCGAGAGACGACGACGAGAACCAAGGGAATGAGGAAGGAAATGGTGGAATCGGAACTGAAACGAATACTGATCGAGAATCCTTTGCCGTCACACCGATGCCGAGCCACGACGTTGGTATTGAAAAATTCGTTAACAATGATACTGAAGACACGGCGAGAAGTGTTGTCAGCGACCAGACGGACCAGAGGAGAGACGGTACAATTGATGTCGATGGTATCGCATTAGCCGGCGAGGACGCTCCATGTATTGACCTGAATGTTGAAGGTACTTTGGACAGCATGGAGTTGGAGGAGCTGCTAAAACGTTGCATCGAGGCAGCTAGTCCTATCTGCGTTTATTGTAATCATGCGCGACACATAGCTATCAACGGCAAGCAACTGGGTCTGCATATGCTGGCGGAACACAAATTTCAGCCGCAGCATCCCGCGATAATCATACAGATGGAACAGTTCACCACACGAGTGAGGAGGTCTCTGGACGAGCTCGAGTTTCGCTACTTCAATCTAAACACCTATACTAGTACGGATGGCACGTACAATGTTCCGGCAGTGTTGATATACGAGTGCTTTCACTGCAGATTCCATTCCGCGATACACAAGGAATTGTATCTGCACAATCGAAAGATGCACCAGAAAACCATATTGATTTGCATAATGTGCAAATCGACATTTTATAGTTATAGTGAGCTGTTGTGCCACCTGTGTCCCGGTGTTTACTCGCCAAACGTGAACCTGCGATACCGTTGCTGCCTCTGCTCGGTGGCCAGTCTCCCATCGGCGTTTCGACTCATGGTGCACCTGCGCAAGCGTCATCACGTCTGCGACGTCTGTCTAGAATCTACCGGGAACCAACAGCGTCTCTCGAACCACGTATGGAAACATAAGCTACACCATTTGTGCTACAGATGTGGCATTGCCTACCGCAACAAACCGGACATCACGAAACACCTGTTTTGGAAACACGGCACGGAGAGTGTTCTGTGCCGGAAATGCCTGCAGAAGAAATGGCCACACATATATCACTTTTGTATACCACCCACGGCGTTCGTCTGCGAGGAGTGCGGCTTGAGCTTCGGTCGCGCAGTGGCACTCAAGGTACACAAAAGACTGCATTCGGGTGACTCGCCGTATGGTTGCGACGAATGCACAGAACGTTTCATATCGCGGAAACTCCTAGCTAAGCATCAAGCGGCTCACAGAGAACCAAAGTCAAAAGATATCGATGTGAATATGATGGAGATAGTTCATACTCCACCTACGGAAAGAGATGAAAAATCGGACATAGTGGCGTCGACCATTGATGGGATTGCCGTGGTCGGAACGGGAGTCACGGGTGTCGAAACTACGAAGAATGTCAAAGAGGCTGTGAAAAGGGTAGTCGACGTGTACGATCTGCCTCCGCTGAATTTGTCGTCCGAAAGCGACACGGATAGCGAGGAAGAAAAGGTCGCTTCCACGGAGAAACTgctagaaaaagaaaaaatcgcCGAAGACGCAGCGGAAAAGAAAACCACCGAAACCACCGAAGAGCTGTCTGTTGTCGTCGCCGATGATGTTGCTGCACTGAACAACGACATAGTCGAAGTTGAGCGAAACGAGGAGGAGAAGAAACAGGAGGCACGCATTATGGATGGTATATGGGACAACTTCAAGACATATGCCGCCAGTCTGGACGTAGAGGAGTCTGCCAAGAACATTGCGTTAAAGGAGAGCGTACCCGAGACCGATGCCGCGTATCTGAGAAGTATTATCTTCGCCGACCACGACTATTTCGTAGTGTATTCCTCTGATAAGGAGAAGAACGACGAGGCTCAAGCGATTTCCAAGGACGATGACGTAAAGGACGAATGCGACGGAGTTAAATCTAAAAGGAGTCCGTCACCCGGTACGCCAAATCGTAACGCCGGATGCGATAGCGACGCGAATAAACGAAAAGCAAAGACTCctaagaagaagaagagaagcgGTAGCACGTCATCCACGAGTGATTCCTCGAGCGATACTGATTCGAGCAGCTGCTCGTGCGGCACCAACTGCAGCTGCAGCAGTTCCTCTTCTGGCAGCTCCTCCAGTTCTAGCAGCAGTTCCGATTCTGATAGCTCCACGTCTGAGAGTTCACCTAGGAAGCAATCGAGCAATCGTAAAGAAAAACATagtaagaaagagaaagaagccGCGCCGGAGGACAAATTGCAATCCGTCGAGCCGGAGAACAAGCCGGAGGTCACGGTAGAGAACGGTCTGGTGATCCCCGAGATAACGAGCGAGCCTCCGACAATCGTGGCAAAGCCGTTGTTGCGGGAATCCGATTTGGAAACCGAGGAGACGGAGACGGACGAGGACTTTTACGACGAACATCCGCAATTGCTTGccaataaattattgtcggAGAAACGCAATCAGTTACAGGTATTGGCCGCTGTCGCACCGGCGTCGGCCCCGATCCCAGCGTTGACACCAGCAATGGAACAACCATCGACACCACTCAACAACGGCATTTTGGATGCGGAAAAGGCGTTACCGGAGCCAATCGTGATGACCACCGAGGATCATCAGCAACCACAACAACAGCAGAAGAGAAAAACGAAGACCAAGAAACGACGAAAGGGTGAGAGAGGCGGTAAACGTAATGCTACTACAACAGTTTCTACAGTGGAATCGATCAAGCTAAACATTCCCAAGACGTTTTACCGGAAAAATCCGGGATTCGTCGCATCATCATCACCAGCAATGCTGCATCCCAATAGCAGGTCCTCGACACCGAACCAACTGCCGGCTGTCACATGCAACGATCACTACAGCAGTATTGGCGGTGCAATGGAGATGatgcagcagcagcagcagcagcaacacaCATCGATTACTACCGTCATCGGCGTGCCAAATCAGCATATCAGTGCCAGTGGGCCGGAGACGGAGAACAAGAGGGTTTCCAAAAGGAAACGCGTGCCGAAGCGATTTTATGGCGATTCGAGTGATGACGAGCCGCAGGACAAGCATCCAGCGTTCAGTAGATGGCGGAAGGTTGAGGTTTCCGCCAGCCCGTTAACCTTCGCATCGCCACCGCCGCCCCCACCGCCGACAGCGATGACATCGCCAAACCCGAGATCGATCGTATCCCCCAGATATTCCTCGGGTGGCAAGACAATTACGCAGACATATGGAAATAGGTCCCAGGTAGTTCAGATGGAGCAGGTAGCTAGCCAGCAGCAGGCGGTCCTACCCGAGACGTTGCCGCGCGTCATCGCGCCAGCGTCCGCCACCGAATCTGACGATCCTGCGGAGAGCAGCAGTGACAGTAGCGAGTCGGAGGATCAGACGGAGGATCAGACGAAGATTAACCAGATGAAGAACAACCTGACGATGCCGCCGAGTATAAACGCGTCGGCCGTGGAGCGGCCTGGCAAGATTTATTGTTATTGCCGTTGCCCGTATGACGAAGTGTCGGAGATGATAGCCTGCGACGGCGAGGACTGCCGCATCGAATGGTTCCATTTTGAGTGTGTCGGTATAATGGTGCCGCCCAAGGGCAAGTGGTATTGTCCGGATTGTCGGAAGAAACACGGTATTGTACAGAACAATGAGGAGTATTGCGATTGA